In the genome of Eulemur rufifrons isolate Redbay chromosome 27, OSU_ERuf_1, whole genome shotgun sequence, one region contains:
- the BTG2 gene encoding protein BTG2 — protein sequence MSHGKGTDMLPEIAAAVGFLSSLLRTRGCVSEQRLKVFSGALQEALTEHYKHHWFPEKPSKGSGYRCIRINHKMDPIISKVASQIGLSQPQLHQLLPSELTLWVDPYEVSYRIGEDGSICVLYEEAPVAASYGLLTCKNQMLLGRSSPPKNYVMAVSS from the exons ATGAGCCACGGGAAGGGGACCGACATGCTCCCAGAGATCGCCGCCGCCGTGGGCTTCCTCTCCAGCCTCCTGAGAACTCGGGGCTGCGTGAGTGAGCAGAGACTTAAGGTTTTCAGCGGGGCGCTCCAGGAGGCACTAACAG AGCACTACAAACACCACTGGTTTCCCGAGAAGCCATCCAAGGGCTCTGGTTACCGTTGCATCCGCATCAACCACAAGATGGACCCCATCATCAGCAAGGTGGCCAGCCAGATCGGACTCAGCCAGCCCCAGCTGCACCAGCTGCTGCCTAGCGAGCTGACCCTGTGGGTGGACCCCTATGAGGTGTCCTACCGCATCGGGGAGGATGGCTCCATCTGTGTCTTGTACGAAGAGGCCCCGGTGGCCGCCTCCTACGGGCTCCTCACCTGCAAGAACCAGATGCTGCTGggcaggagcagccccccaaagAACTACGTGATGGCGGTCTCCAGTTAG